The DNA sequence CCGGATTCCTTGACCTGCCGGACGGTCACCTCGTTGAGGTGGTCGAGCACCACCCGCTCGGGCGCGATGCCGGACTCACGGACGACCGCGATGCTGCGCTCGGTACCGGCGGCCTTGTCCCGGTGCGGGGTGTGCACCATCGCCGGGAGGTCGTGGTCGACCGCCAGCGCGAGCTGCGCCGCGAACGCCTTGTCCTCCTCGGCGGTCATCGAGTCGTAGCCGATCTCGCCGACCGCGACCACGCCGTCCTTCTCCAGGTAGCGCGGCAGCAGGTCGAGCACCGGGGCGCAGCGCGGGTCGTTGGCCTCCTTGGGGTTCAGCGCGATCGTGCAGTGGTGCGCGATGCCGTACTGGCTCGCGCGGAACGGCTCCCAGCCGACGAGGGCGTCGAAGTAGTCGGTGAAGCTGCCGACGTTCGTGCGGGGCTGGCCCAGCCAGAACGCCGGCTCGACGAGCGCGCGGACGCCGGCCGCGTGCATGGCCGCGTAGTCGTCGGTGGTCCGGGAGCTCATGTGGATGTGCGGGTCGAAGATGCGCATCAGGCGTCCTGTTCGGTCAGCAGCGGGAGGAGGTCGGCGGGGACGTCGCGGCCCGCGGCGGTGCGCTCGGCGGCGAAGGACCGCATCATGCGCAGCAGCTCCGCGTCGGTCCGGCGGTCGAGCCCGGCGATGTCGGCGAGCGGAATGCCCATGAACACGCACTTGAGGACGCCGTGGCGGTAGGCGGCGTCGTCGAGGTGCGTGGCGGCGTACTCCCCCATCGCGGCGGTCACCAGGCGGGTGTCGTTGGTGCGCAGGGCGTCCGCGACCAGTTCGACCCCGGCGTCCCCGGCGTCCCCGGTGTCCACGACGGACAGTCCACGCAGGACGGCCCGCTTCTCGGCGGCGTCGCCGTAGCGGTAGAGGTCCGGCAGCTCCGCCGCGGCCCCGGGCGCCGCCTTCAGCAGCTCCACGCGGGCCACGTCGTCGACCGTCCACCCGGGAGTCTCCGACGGGCCGCGGCCGACCCGGCGGCCGACGCCCGGGAACACCGTTCGCAAGACCGTCGCGTCCGCGGCGACGTCGAGCAGTGCCTTTTCCAGCCAGGCGTTCACGCGGCCACCGCCTTCCGCAGGAAGTCGAGGGATTCACGGGCGATCCGCGGGGCGGCGTGGCTGTCCCGCGGCAGTTCGACGGCCACCAGCCCGGCGTACGGCGCCAGTGCGGCCAGCACGGGCGGGAAGTCGATCTCGCCCCGCCCGAACTCCAGGTGCTCGTGCGTGCCGCGGCGCATGTCGTCGATCTGCACGTTGACCAGCCGGGGCAGCGCGCGGCGGACGCAGTCGGGCACGGACGCGGACTCGTTGCACCGGCAGTGCCCGATGTCCAGCGTCAGCCCGAACCGGTCCGGGTCACCGAGCCGCCGCGAAAGCTCGAAGTACCCGTCGAGGTCTTCGACGAGCATCCCGGGCTCCGGTTCGAAGCCGAGCTTGACGTCGTGCTCGTCGGCCGCCTTGAGCACGTCGGCGCACCCGTCGACCAGGTGCGCCCACGCGTCCTCAGTGGACAGCTCGGCCGGCTTGTTCCCGCTCCAGAACGACACCGCTTCGGCGTTGAGGTCCGCGGCGATCGCCACCGCCCGCGTCAGGAACTCGACGCGGCGCTCGCGGCCGGGGTCGAGGAACGTCGGCGAGTGCTTGCGCCACGGGTCCAGCAGGAACCGGGCGCCCGTCTCGATCACGACGGCCAGCCCGAGCCGGTCCAGCTCGGCCGCCAGTGCCGCGACGCGGCGGGCCAGGTCCGGCCCGAACGGGTCGAGGTGCTGGTGGTCGAGGGTCAGCGCGACGCCGTCGTAGCCGAGGTCGGCCAGGACCCGCAGGGCGTCGCCGAGGCGGTGGTTGGCGAAGCCGTTGGTGCCGTACCCGAACCTCATGTCGGCGACACCTTCCGGCTCAGCGCCCGCGCGATCGGGAACGCGGCCGCGACGGCCAGCGCCGAACGCCACGCCCCGGTCCGCGCGATCAGCCCGGCCTGCAACGGGATCATGCCGTGGATCCCGGCCCCGACCGCGCGCCGGATCTTGGGCGCGGCCGGGTCGCGGACGGCGTCGTACTGCGCGCGCCCGGTGGTCAGCGCGTACGTCCCGAGCAGCGCCGAAGCCAGCGGCCCGACGCGGCCGGCGGCGACGCGGACCCCGGCGGTGGCGGCCAGGGTGGCCGCGGGCAGCGCGGGTTTCGCGCCGTGCACCTCCGACCTCGACAGCGTTGTCACGGCGTAGGTGTGCGCCCCGACGGTCAGCGCCGCCGGCAGCGCCGGTTTCGCCCCGCCCGCGCCGAGCAGGACGTCGAGGGCGCGGGCGGCGGCCATCGCGGCCGGGCCGAACGCGGTCTCCTTGAGCACGAAGTCATAGGCCCACACGGTCGCGGCCAGCGGCAGCGCGACGCGCAGCGCCCGTTTGCCCCCGGCGGCGGCCGCGATGCCCAGCCCGCCCGCGGTCAGGCCGGTGGCGACGCCGAGCGCGGCGCCGGGCGACACGCGGCCCGACGGGATCGGCCGCTCGGGCCGTTCCATGGCGTCGAGGTGGCGGTCGGCGTAGTCGTTGAGCGCCATGCCCGCCCAGTAGATGCAGACGGACGCGCCGGTCAGCGCGAGCGTGCGGCGGCCGAAGGGCCAGCCGGCCGCGGCGGCCCCGGCGACGGCGTCCCCGGGCACGGTCAGCGCGGCGGGCGCGCGGACGAGTTCGACGATCGCCTTCACCGGTGCGCCCACTCACGCAGGGCCGCGTACTGCGACGCCAGGTCGTGCGGCCCCTCGCCGGCGGGGTCCTTGAAGAAGAACCCGAACTCGGCCACCGGCCCGGCCACGCCGTCGCGGCAGGCCTTGCCGGTCAGCCGGGCGAGGTCGAGCACCAGCGGCGCGGCCAGCGCCGAGTCGCAGCCCTGCCAGGTGAGCTGCAGCGTCATGCGCGCGCCGAGGAACCCCTCGAACAGCACGTGGTCCCAGGCGGTCTTCCAGTCGCCGAGCGCCGGGACGTAGTCGATGTGCACCTCGCCGTCGACGTCGCGGCCGAGGTTCTGCGCAAGCACCTGCTGCTTGGACGCGTTCTTGCTCGCCGCCGCCCCGGGGTCGGCCAGCGTGGCGCCGTCACCCCCGCCGAGCAGGTTCGTGCCCGACCAGGACAGGACGTTCAGCGCGCGCTGGGCGAACATCGGTGCGAGCACCGACCGCAGCAGCGTCTCGCCGGTCTTGCCGTCGCGTCCGGCGTACGGCTGCCCCGTGACCCGGGCCAGCTCGTCGAGCGCGGGCAAGCGCGCACCGGTCGACGGGGTGAAGTCGACAAAGCCACAGCCCGCGCGGAAAGCCGCGTAGGCGTACAGCGCACTCGGCGGCAGGGTTTCCAGCGCGCCTTCCAGCGCGGCCAGGGAAGCGTGCGCCGGGTGCGGTTCGCACGGCGGTTCGGTGGAGGAGACGTTGACCACGACGACGTGGTCCAGACCCGCCCGGAACTCGGTCAGGTCCGCGACGATCCGATCGGCCGCGGCCCGCCCGCCTTCCGACGGCGCCGGGCGCAGCCGGGCCTCGGCCGCCTCCAGCTCCGCGCTCACCGCGGCGGGCAGCGCCGACGGCAGGACGCCCGCCGCGGCCAGGTGCTCGGCCCGCTTGACCAACGGCGTGTCGACGACGTCGTGCCCCCCGAAGACCAGGTCCCCCAGCCCGGGCAGCTCAGCCCCGGCGAAGTCCGGCAGCTCGGTCACGCAGCCCGTCCGCGCGGCCAGTCCCGCGCGCATGGCGGCGGCCCCGGCGACGGCGGTGGTGGCCACCGACCCCCGGGCACCGATCAGCCAGACACCGATCTTCCCCATAAGTTCCTCCAGCAGTTCGGCACATCAGCCCGCGACCGGCGGTTCCTCGCCCGGCGCGCGGACGCCCACCCGATCTACATCGCGCGAGTCGATCAAGTGTTTCCACCCGGTCGGGGGGCACGAGCGTCATCCACTCTCCCTCTCCGCGCGGACCGGGACCAGTGCCGGGTCGTCGAACACCGCCTGCAGCGCCACGTGCGCGCCGCCCCGCGACGCCGCGGAGAACCCGAGCCAGGACAGCTCGACGCGGCAGCCCCCGATCCCCGGGGCGATCACGCGGGTTTCGAGCTCGGCCAGCATCGGCCCGAGCAGGTACGGGCCCAGCTGGGCGAAGTAGCCGCCCAGCAGCACCACGCGGGGGTTGAAGACGTTGATCAGCACGGCGGCGCCGACGCCGAGCCCGGTGCCGACCTGCGCGAGCGCGTCGAGTGTCCGCTTGTCCTTGAGCTCGGCGCGGCGGCGGATCAGGTCGAGCCGTTGTTCGAGGTCCAGCGACGGGTCGTGCACGGGGTCGCCCGGCGCCGCGGCGAGCCGCAGCAGGCCGGCCAGCCCGACGAGCGTTTCCCAGCAGCCGCGGCGCCCGCAGCCGCAGATCCGGCCCGCCGGGTCGAGCTGGATGTGACCGATCTCGCCGGAGAACCCCTCGGCGCCGCCCAGCAGCCGTCCGCCGGCGATCACGCCACCGCCGACGCCGATCTCGCCGGTCAGGTAGACGAGGTCGGCGGTCCCCGCGACGCTGCCCATGGCGTACTCGCCGAGCGCGCCGAGGTTCGCGTCGTTGGCCGTGCGGATCGGGAACGACGGCGGGCCGAGCCGCCGGGTCAGCCGCTCGGTGATGCCGCGGACCACCCGGACGTCGGTCCAGTGCAGGTTGGGCGCGAAGGCGACGGTGCCGCTCGCGACGTCGACCAGCGCCGGGATGCCGACGGTGACGCCGGCGGGCATGACCCCGAGCCGCCGGCACTCCCGCAGCGCCCGCGCGGTCAGTTCCGCACCGGCGTCGAGAACCTTCTCGACGGGGAGCGCGGCCACGTCCAGCGCGACGCGTTGCTCGAACAGGACGGCACCGGTGAGGTCGAGGGCGAGCGCGGTCAGGTAGTCGACGTTGATCTCCACGCCGATCCCGCCGACCCCGCGGCCGTCGAGCCGGACGATCGTGCCCGGCCGCCCCACCGCACCGGCGCGCTCGCGGTCGCCTTCGCGGACCAGCCCGCGCTCGACGAGTTCGGCGACGAGGCTGGACACGGTTCCCTTGTTCAGCCCGGTGTCCGCGGCGATCCCCGCCCGCGACCGGGGACCCGCGTCCCGCAGGTGCCGCAGCACCAGCGAAAGGTTGCTCCGCCGGACGGCGGCCTGATCGGCCGGGCGCACCGGTTTGAGCGAGAAGGAGGAGTCCACGCCGACACCACCCCAGTTCGTCTGGTGGGACAACAAATTAGGGCGGGCGAAACGATCCGGTCAACGAAGAGGGGGAACGGGCGAAAGCCGGACAAACGGTGCTGACCAGCGAAACTATCGCTCGCGGCAAGCAAAAGTGTCCCACGGATGGAGCAGGGATTAGGGCGGCCGGACGCCGTAATGGCACCGCCGAACGGGAGGTTGCCGCTCAGCGGGAGTTTCGGCGGACTTTCGCAAGTTTGCGTCAAGAGGAGGGCACGGGCGGGAAGGAAAGCGTGCCCAGCGCCCCGACCAGCGGTGAAAGTTCCGGCAAGGCCCCGGCCTCGGCGAGCGCTTCCGCCAGCGCCGTGTCGTGGGTCGGGCGGGCCGCGGTCAGCAGGGCCTGCCCGGCCGGCGTCACCTCCGTGTAGATGCCGCGGCGGTCGTCCGCGCAGAGGTAGCGGGCCAGCAGGCCCCGGCCCTCCAGCCGGGTCACCAGCCTCGTCGTCGCCGACTGGCTGAGCACCACGGCGTTGGCGAGCTGGTTCATCCGCAGGTGGAAGCCGTCCTGGCGGGCCAGCACGTCGAGCACGGTGTACTCGCTCACCGACAGCTCGTGGTCGCGCTCGAGCGCGCGCTGCAACTTGTCCTCGATCCGCGCGTGGAGCGCGGCGAGCGTGCGCCAGCCCTGCGCGCGTGCCTCCACGGCGTCGTCGTCCAGTGACACGGTTCACCTCTCCCGGGCTTGCGCGCAACCGTTTGCACGCTGCACTATCGAGCTCGTGCAATATACGGCGTCTGCAACTATCTCGGACGCTCGTAGTTGCCAACGCCCATAACCAGTCTACCCCGGGAAGAAGGAAGTCCATGCCCGCCGCTCTGCTCGCACTGGCGATCAGCGCTTTCGGGATCGGCACCACCGAGTTCGTGATCATGGGCCTGCTGCCCGAGGTCGCGGCCGACTTCGGCGTCTCGATCCCGTCCGCAGGCCTGCTCATCTCGGGCTACGCGCTCGGCGTCGTCGTCGGTGCGCCCGTGCTCACCGCGCTGGCCTCGCGGGTGCCGCGCAAGACGGTGCTGGTCGCCCTGATGGGCCTGTTCATCGCCGGCAACGTGCTCTCGGCGCTCGCCCCGAGCTACGGCCTGCTGATGACCGGCCGGGTCGTCGCCGCCCTCTCGCACGGCGCGTTCTTCGGCGTCGGCTCGGTCGTCGCCGCATCGCTGGTCGCCCCGGCCAAGCAGGCCAGCGCGATCGCGCTGATGTTCACCGGGCTGACCGTGGCCAACGTCCTCGGCGTGCCCGCCGGCACCGCGCTCGGCCAGGCCTTCGGCTGGCGCTCGACGTTCTGGGTGGTCAGCGCGCTGGGCGTGCTCGGCGCCATCGGCATCCTCGCCCTGGTGCCGCACCAGGAACCCGCCGCGGACGCGGGCCTGCGCGGCGAGCTCGCCGTGTTCCGCCGCCCGCAGGTGTGGCTCGCGCTGGTCATGACGGCGCTCGGCTTCGCCGGGGTGTTCGCGTCCTTCACCTACATCGCACCGATGATGACCGAGGTCGCCGGCTTCTCCAGCGGGGCCGTGACCTGGCTGCTCGTGCTCTTCGGCGCCGGCCTCTTCGCCGGCAACCTGCTCGGCGGGCGGGCCGCGGACCGCAAGCTCATGCCGAGCCTCTACGTGATCCTCGCCGCGCTGGCGATCGTGCTGGTCGCGTTCGTCTTCACCGCGCACGCGAAGGTGCCGGCGGCGATCACCATCGCGCTGTTCGGTGCCGCCGGCTTCGCGACCGTGCCGCCGCTGCAGGCCCGCGTGATGGCCAAGGCCGAGGGCGCCCCGGCGCTGGCCTCGGCGGCGAACATCGCCGCGTTCAACCTCGGCAACGCCGGCGGCGCGTGGCTCGGCGGCCAGGCCATCGAGTCCGGCCTCGGCTACACCGCCCCCAACTGGATCGGCGCCGCGCTCGCCGCGGCGGGCCTCGCCGTGGCGCTCGTCTCCGGCCTGCTCGACCGCAGGACCCCGGCTAGTTTCGAAGCCGGGGAACGGGTACTCGCCCGATGAACCACCCACCGAAAGGAAACCTCGTGACCAGCGTGCCCGTGATCGAACTCAACAACGGCGTGCGGATGCCGCAGCTCGGCTACGGCGTGTTCCAGGTCCCGGACGACGAGACCGCCACCGCCGTGAAGGCCGCCATCGAAGCGGGCTACCGCAGCATCGACACCGCCGCCGTCTACGGCAACGAAAAGGGCGTCGGCCAGGCGATCGCCGAGTCCGGAGTGGCCCGTGACGAGCTGTTCGTCACGACCAAGCTGTGGAACTCGAGCCAGGGCTACGACGCGACGCTCAAGGCGTTCGACGAGAGCATGGCCAAGCTCGGCCTGGAGCAGCTCGACCTGTACCTGATCCACTGGCCGACCCCGCAGCGGGACAAGTACCTGGACACGTGGAAGGCGTTCGAGAAGCTCTACGCCGACGGCCGCGTCCGCGCGATCGGCGTGTCCAACTTCCAGCCCGCGCACCTCGAGCGGCTGATGGACGCCTCCGACGTCGTCCCGGCGGTCAACCAGATCGAGCTGCACCCGTACCTGCAGCAGCCGGAGGTCCGCGAGTTCGACGCGAAGCACGGCATCGCGACGGAGGCGTGGAGCCCGCTCGCCAAGGGCGGCAGCCTGCTGGGCGACCCGGTGGTGGCGGAGCTGGCGGTCAAGCACAGCCGGACGCCCGCGCAGATCGTGCTGCGCTGGCACCTGCAGCTGGGCAACGTCGTCATCCCCAAGTCGGTGACGCCGTCGCGGATCGCGGAGAACTTCGACCTGTTCGGGTTCACCCTCACGGAGGAGGAGGTCGAGTCGCTGCGCCCGCTGGACCGCGGTGAGCGCACCGGCCCGGACCCGGACTCCTTCAACGCCGCCTGATGTGGTGAACGACCCGTT is a window from the Amycolatopsis sp. cg9 genome containing:
- a CDS encoding TatD family hydrolase, producing MRIFDPHIHMSSRTTDDYAAMHAAGVRALVEPAFWLGQPRTNVGSFTDYFDALVGWEPFRASQYGIAHHCTIALNPKEANDPRCAPVLDLLPRYLEKDGVVAVGEIGYDSMTAEEDKAFAAQLALAVDHDLPAMVHTPHRDKAAGTERSIAVVRESGIAPERVVLDHLNEVTVRQVKESGSWMGFSIYPDTKMDEERMVAILREYGTEKVLVNSAADWGKSDPLKTRKTGDAMLAAGFTEDDVDRVLWRNPVEFYGQSGRLSLESEAPDAEFAGNSILRGARK
- a CDS encoding EboA domain-containing protein — protein: MNAWLEKALLDVAADATVLRTVFPGVGRRVGRGPSETPGWTVDDVARVELLKAAPGAAAELPDLYRYGDAAEKRAVLRGLSVVDTGDAGDAGVELVADALRTNDTRLVTAAMGEYAATHLDDAAYRHGVLKCVFMGIPLADIAGLDRRTDAELLRMMRSFAAERTAAGRDVPADLLPLLTEQDA
- a CDS encoding sugar phosphate isomerase/epimerase family protein, whose translation is MRFGYGTNGFANHRLGDALRVLADLGYDGVALTLDHQHLDPFGPDLARRVAALAAELDRLGLAVVIETGARFLLDPWRKHSPTFLDPGRERRVEFLTRAVAIAADLNAEAVSFWSGNKPAELSTEDAWAHLVDGCADVLKAADEHDVKLGFEPEPGMLVEDLDGYFELSRRLGDPDRFGLTLDIGHCRCNESASVPDCVRRALPRLVNVQIDDMRRGTHEHLEFGRGEIDFPPVLAALAPYAGLVAVELPRDSHAAPRIARESLDFLRKAVAA
- a CDS encoding SCO3242 family prenyltransferase, coding for MGAPVKAIVELVRAPAALTVPGDAVAGAAAAGWPFGRRTLALTGASVCIYWAGMALNDYADRHLDAMERPERPIPSGRVSPGAALGVATGLTAGGLGIAAAAGGKRALRVALPLAATVWAYDFVLKETAFGPAAMAAARALDVLLGAGGAKPALPAALTVGAHTYAVTTLSRSEVHGAKPALPAATLAATAGVRVAAGRVGPLASALLGTYALTTGRAQYDAVRDPAAPKIRRAVGAGIHGMIPLQAGLIARTGAWRSALAVAAAFPIARALSRKVSPT
- a CDS encoding inositol-3-phosphate synthase; translated protein: MGKIGVWLIGARGSVATTAVAGAAAMRAGLAARTGCVTELPDFAGAELPGLGDLVFGGHDVVDTPLVKRAEHLAAAGVLPSALPAAVSAELEAAEARLRPAPSEGGRAAADRIVADLTEFRAGLDHVVVVNVSSTEPPCEPHPAHASLAALEGALETLPPSALYAYAAFRAGCGFVDFTPSTGARLPALDELARVTGQPYAGRDGKTGETLLRSVLAPMFAQRALNVLSWSGTNLLGGGDGATLADPGAAASKNASKQQVLAQNLGRDVDGEVHIDYVPALGDWKTAWDHVLFEGFLGARMTLQLTWQGCDSALAAPLVLDLARLTGKACRDGVAGPVAEFGFFFKDPAGEGPHDLASQYAALREWAHR
- a CDS encoding ROK family protein — protein: MDSSFSLKPVRPADQAAVRRSNLSLVLRHLRDAGPRSRAGIAADTGLNKGTVSSLVAELVERGLVREGDRERAGAVGRPGTIVRLDGRGVGGIGVEINVDYLTALALDLTGAVLFEQRVALDVAALPVEKVLDAGAELTARALRECRRLGVMPAGVTVGIPALVDVASGTVAFAPNLHWTDVRVVRGITERLTRRLGPPSFPIRTANDANLGALGEYAMGSVAGTADLVYLTGEIGVGGGVIAGGRLLGGAEGFSGEIGHIQLDPAGRICGCGRRGCWETLVGLAGLLRLAAAPGDPVHDPSLDLEQRLDLIRRRAELKDKRTLDALAQVGTGLGVGAAVLINVFNPRVVLLGGYFAQLGPYLLGPMLAELETRVIAPGIGGCRVELSWLGFSAASRGGAHVALQAVFDDPALVPVRAERESG
- a CDS encoding MarR family winged helix-turn-helix transcriptional regulator, which produces MSLDDDAVEARAQGWRTLAALHARIEDKLQRALERDHELSVSEYTVLDVLARQDGFHLRMNQLANAVVLSQSATTRLVTRLEGRGLLARYLCADDRRGIYTEVTPAGQALLTAARPTHDTALAEALAEAGALPELSPLVGALGTLSFPPVPSS
- a CDS encoding MFS transporter, which translates into the protein MPAALLALAISAFGIGTTEFVIMGLLPEVAADFGVSIPSAGLLISGYALGVVVGAPVLTALASRVPRKTVLVALMGLFIAGNVLSALAPSYGLLMTGRVVAALSHGAFFGVGSVVAASLVAPAKQASAIALMFTGLTVANVLGVPAGTALGQAFGWRSTFWVVSALGVLGAIGILALVPHQEPAADAGLRGELAVFRRPQVWLALVMTALGFAGVFASFTYIAPMMTEVAGFSSGAVTWLLVLFGAGLFAGNLLGGRAADRKLMPSLYVILAALAIVLVAFVFTAHAKVPAAITIALFGAAGFATVPPLQARVMAKAEGAPALASAANIAAFNLGNAGGAWLGGQAIESGLGYTAPNWIGAALAAAGLAVALVSGLLDRRTPASFEAGERVLAR
- a CDS encoding aldo/keto reductase; this translates as MTSVPVIELNNGVRMPQLGYGVFQVPDDETATAVKAAIEAGYRSIDTAAVYGNEKGVGQAIAESGVARDELFVTTKLWNSSQGYDATLKAFDESMAKLGLEQLDLYLIHWPTPQRDKYLDTWKAFEKLYADGRVRAIGVSNFQPAHLERLMDASDVVPAVNQIELHPYLQQPEVREFDAKHGIATEAWSPLAKGGSLLGDPVVAELAVKHSRTPAQIVLRWHLQLGNVVIPKSVTPSRIAENFDLFGFTLTEEEVESLRPLDRGERTGPDPDSFNAA